Within the Halarcobacter mediterraneus genome, the region TTATAAGCTGAATCTTTAATAAGCTTAGTAACTAATTCTTTTTTCTTTTTTATATCAATTTTATATGCTTTATGATCAATTAGACTAACAGTATCTCTTCTATCATGAATTTGTACAGTTACGGGCTCTTTCATAAATTGTTTAGCTAATTTTTGTATATTTTGAGAAATAGTTGCAGAACACATTACAATCTGTTTATAAGGAGAGCAGTAAGAAAAAATTTCTTCAACTTCTTCTAAGAATCCCATTTCTAGCATAGTATCTGCTTCATCTAAAACAAGGTAATTTACACTACTTAAATCTAATATTTCACTTTCAACTAAATCTTTTAATCTTCCAGGAGTAGCAACAATAATATCAATTCCACCTTCTATTATTTGCTCTTGTTTTGATTTGCTTATTCCTCCCATGATTTTTGTATGTTTTACTTTTAAAAACTTTCCATAATCATTTAAAGATTTAGAAACTTGTTCTACAAGTTCCCTTGTAGGAACTAAAATCAATCCTCTTAAAACTCTATTATTATAATTTAATTTTGAGTTTACTTTATTTAATAAAGGCAATACATACGCAGCTGTTTTACCTGTACCAGATTTTGAAGCGGCAATTACATCTATATTCTTATTAATAAGCGGTATTACTTTTTTTTGAACCTTAGTAGGAATTGTGTAAGCTTTCTCTTCAATAGCCGCATTTATTGACTTATGAAAATTAAATTCTAAAAACTTTTCTATAATTTATCCTTTTAATAAACATTTGCTAATTCATCATCTAAATATGAATCAATTTTTTCAACTAAAGTTTCATAGGAAATCTTACCTTTTTTGTTAAAAAGTACCATTTCTTCACCAAACTCATCTTTAATATAATGATTTTCATCACTTTTTATTTTATTATATAACTCTTTTATATCTTCAGCTGAATCAATTGCATTATATAAAAACCAATTTGCAGTTGTATTTTCATATCTAATTAAACCATAAGTTTGTGCTTCATCAATATAATCTTGAATTGTTCCATTTTCAAACTTTGCACCAACTACTATATCATATTCATTTAATACCATTTCCATAAAAATAAACCTTAACTACTATATTTATTACGCAATCATATCTAAATAGTAGTTACTTATTTCTTTAAGAGTAAAGTTTACAATTCTAATATTGTTTTTAAAAGATTTTTTGTATGATTAAGTAATGAAAAAGTTTATCTTAATAACTCCTCTTATTTTTTTTACAGCTTGTAGTGTAAGTGATTTCCAAACTATAACAAATGCTGCTTTAAGTAAAGACCCTTCACAAGCTTTACAATCCTTAGCAAAAACAAGGGTTACAAGTTATGCTACAAATCCAAATAAACTTGTAAGTGATATTAAATTTCTTTCTTCTTTGATAAAAAATATTGATAAAAACTGGGGTAAAGATAATAGAAAAGTTCCTCAACCTAAAGAGTATGTTAAATATTTACAAAACTATAAAAGTAGAGCTTACATTGATTTTGATAAGGGTATTGTAACTGTTGAAACACTTGATGAAAAAAATACAAAAAAGAGCTTAAAGAATGCTATTATAACTACTTTATTACTTCCTGAAGATCCTAGATCTTTTGATTTATTTGGAACAAAAGAAGTTAAATTAGGTAAAACTCCTTATTTATTAGGAGAAGTTAAAGATGATCAAAATAAAAATATAAGATGGCAGTGGAGAGCAAATAGATATGCTGATATTTTATTAAAAAATAAGTTAAGAACAAAAAATATAAAAAGAAATAATAAAACACTTAAAGTATCTTATGTACAAATACCTATGTCAAAAGACCATACTGATACAAGAATTGAAAAAGTTAAACCTTATGTAAAAGAGTTTGCAAGAAAATATAAAATAAGTGAAACTCTTGTTTATGCAATTATAAGAACAGAAAGTAATTTTAACCAATTTGCAGTAAGTCATGCAGGAGCTATAGGCTTAATGCAAATTGTTCCAAGTAGTGCAGGAATTGATGCTTACTCTCATATAAAGGGTAAAAAATGGAAACCTACTAACTCTTATTTATTTGATGCTAAAAATAATATTGAATTAGGTACTGCTTATATTGATATTTTAAATTCTAAATATTTAAAAGGTATATCAAACAATATTTCAAAAGAGTATTGTGTAATAAGTGCCTATAATACTGGTTCAGGAAATGTTTTGAAAACTTTTTCTTCCAATAGAGCAACAGCTATAAACAAGATTAATTCAAAAAATCCTAGAGAGGTTTATAATACCTTAAGAAGTGACTTACCTTATGAAGAAACAAGAAATTACTTAAAAAAGGTAATTACTTATAAAAAAGAGTTTACAAACATATAAATATTATAAATTATCATTAAAAAATTTAAGATAATAAAAGCTTTTTTACTAAAAATACTTAGTAAAGAAAATAAAATATAAATTATAAAAAACCAAATAGATGTCGAAAACTCAAAAACACTCATTTTATAGTTTAAAAATAGCAAAATATATTTATCAAAATAGTCTGCAAAACCAAAAAGATGTAAAAAAGCTTCGAGAGGATAAAAAAAAGTAAAAAATATTGTTAAAAATGGAGAAAATAATTGTTCATAAGAAATATTATAAAAAAAGAAATGAACAATAGGATTAAAAACAAAAAATATCCAGAAGTTAAATAAAAAAATTGCAAAGATCTTAGATATATTTTTAAAATAATGAATATATAAAAAGATATAAAACACTCCTATAATAGAAAACCATAAAGAAATAGAAAAAAGATATTTAGGGAAAATAGCGATAATTATAAGTAAAGTTATAGCTAGTGTCTCAAAAGATAAGACTTTAATATTAGTTCTTAAATAAATAAAAGCTAAAAAAAACATAATAAATGAACGAAGTAATGAAGGAACGATATTTGTTAAATATAGATAATAAAGTAAAATAACTATAGTAATAATCATTACATCTACTTTTATATTTCTATAGGGAAAGTATCTTTTTTGAAAATAAGAATAAGGATAGTAAAAAACAACAAAAATAATAAAAGAAATAATAGATAAATGAAAACCAGATATAGCTATTAAATGGCTAATTCCAAAATCTGTATAGATTTGTCTATTATCTTTAGAAATAGGAATCGCTAAAAAAAGAGCATTAAAAAGTTCTTGTATTCTTTCATCATTATGGCTTTCATTGATTTTATTAAAAATACTTCTTTTAAAACTTTTATTAGTTTTTATTTCTTCATAAAAAATTGATTTACTATAAAAACCTTTTAGAAATTTATAAAAAGATACACCTTTAGATAAAACTGCAATTGTTATTATATCTAGTTTATTAATTTCTTCTTGTTTACTAATTGAAGTAAAAAAGCTCAATTTATCATTTTGTAATTTTAATATATAAAAGTCTTCTTTATCATAAATATTTATTATTTCAAATTTATCTAAATAAAGCTCTTCTTTTTTAAAGTCTTTGTATTTAAAATATTCATAAAATATATTAAATATAAAAATACATATAAGAATTGAAAAAAAACTAATTAATTGTTTTTTATTGGAGATCAATTGTAAACTATCCATAAAGAGTAGTTTACAATTTTTTATTTTATAATCTAATTTATTATTTAAACTTCTTCCAAATACTCATTTGTGAAACAGTGTGTTGATGTTTTCTTGCTGTTTCTCGTATAACAAAAGGAACATCAATAGTTTGAATTAATTCAAATCTATCTTTAAGCTTCTCTTTTAAAGTATCTAAAGTTTTTATTTCCTTATTATCTTTAATATAACCACCTAGCCAATTCTCTTTGGGAGTATAATCTTCAAGCCAAGTATAAGGAGATAAAAGTACAAGTAAGCCATCTTTATTTACTCTATTAGGGATATCATCTAAAAACTTTTGAGGATAATATAATCTATCAATCAAGTTTGAACAAAAGATTAAATCATAAGCAGAATATAACTCTTTTAAATTGCAGGCATCTCCTTGCATAAAACTTACTTTTTCTTTTGTATTTTCTAAATCAAAGTCTTTTAAAGAAATTATTTTTTCTTCAAAAAGTTCTCCTTCTGTTGCAACTTTGTAAGTTAAAGTATCATATTTTTTAAGTTTAACCCCTACATTAATAAAGTTTGCACTAAAGTCTATTCCTAATACTTCATCAAAATATTTTGCTAATTCAAAAGTACTTCGACCAACTGAGCATCCTAAATCAAGTGCTTTTTTTGTTTTAATATTCTCAAAATAAGGTTTTAATAACTCAACACTTTGTTTTGGAAAATTTTTAACTCCAAAATTTTCTTCTCCATAGTGAAATTCACAGTATTGAGAAATTTGCTCATCTGTTTCATATACATTATCATTAAGCTCTGTTCTATAATCATTAGAACTTTGAACATATCTAAAACCTGCATGTTGAAAAAAATGTTTTCTAAAAGCATACCTTGCACTTCTTAAAACTTCATTTCCCAAAGAAATGAAAGAACCACCTTTCATAAGAGCATGTCTATCATCAAAAGTAGGAGTAGTAAAATCGTCATACACAGGATGTGTTTTAAAACCATCAAAAGGATAAGTTGGAGTAAGACTCCACTGCCAAACATTTCCAACTACATCATAAAAATCATCCATTTTATATTTATCAACAGGAGTTTGATTAAAGTATTTAAGACCAATATTTGCTTCTTGTTCTTGGGCTTTTACAAAATCATTTAATCTATAAAATTCATCTTCACTAGGAAGTCTTACTTCAAACCCTAACTTTTCACTTTTATATTTACAAAAAGCTTCTGCTTCATATACATTTATATCTACAGGAAAGTTTAAAGGTAAAGGAACAACTCGATTTATTTCCCTTAAATAATACCTTCCTTCTTTTTTTATCCAAAAAACTGGATGTTTTGCTTGTGAAACCTCTAACCATTCTTTTCCATCTTCTGTAAAATATTCAGGTTTAGAATAAGCACCATCTTTAACAAACTCTAAAAATTCTCCATTTGAAACAAGATATTTTGAAGCTTTGAAGTCTTTTATTGAAGCTTTATGAAAAGAAAATTCATTATCCCAACCATAATAAATAGGATTATCAAAATCTTTTTCTAAAATTACTTCACCACCTTTTACTTCCACTAATTCATTTTGAGGGAAAGTACTTGAAAAATCATTACAGTAAGGAAATATCTCTTTTTCATCTAAATATTTTATATTTAATTCTCTAAGTAAAACAGATGATGTTTCAATATGAATATTTTCATGCTCAATTCCCATTAAAATAACCCACATAGGACTATCCCAATTTATTGGCATAGTAAACTCCAAAGTTTCAATAAGTTCTAATACTAAATTTTTAACTTCATCTCTATATGCTTTTGTCTCTTCAAAACTTGGCCAAGTATAATGCTTATTATTTAAATCATCCCAACTCATTTCATCAACACCAATCGCAAATATAGCCTCATAAGTTTTATTAATTCTTTTATCAATAATATTTGCAATATTCAATTTATTTATAAAAAAAGTAGCTGTATGTCCAAAATAAAAAATTAAAGGATGTCTTAATCTATTTGGTTGTTTAAAGATATGTTTTTTATCTTTTAATATTTCAAATAATTTTTCATCTAGTTCATATGTTTGTAAAAAATATTTTTTAATTTCTTCTCTTTTTTCTTCAACTGTACCCTCATATAAATTTATTGTACTTTTTTTATAATTCATTAATTCCCTTTATCATTTCAAAAATCAGTAATTGACATTTTATTAGTTTTTTTTAACTTTTTGTATTAGATTAATAGTCATCTTAACTTCTTTTTTATTTACTTTATTTATAGAAGCTTCCCTTTAGAAAGTATGATTCCATCTACATCAGCATATACAAAATCCCCATTATTAAATTGTACTCCACAAAATGAAAGTTCAAGATCTCTTTCCCCTTTAGTTTCAGGAATATATTTTCTAGGGCAAGTTCCCCTTGCATAAAGAGCTACAGGAATATCTTTGATTTGTTCTGTATCCCTTACATAACCATTTACAAGTATAGCTTCATAGTTATTCGAATAAGCAAACTTCATTAAATTTTCACCAACTACAGCAAAATACTCATCATCTACATCAACAACTACTATTTTCCCTATTCCATCTTCATCTCTTAAAATTTTAATAAGTTCACTATTATTTTTATCAAGTTTTACAGTTATAACCTGTGCACAAACTTTATCTTTTGCTCCATAATTTTTAAATTCATTATCAAGAACATGAACTTTGTCAGGATATTCATCACATAAATCAGCAGTAAAAAAACTCATTGTATTCCTTTTTTATTTTATTTTTATATTATCTCAAAATAATTTTAAGTTAGTCTTATTTTATTTTGCAAAAATTAATATAAAATAATATATAATGAAATCATTATGGTGAAACTACTTATTTTATTATTACTTCTTTTAAATGCTCAACTATTTGCCCAAAATAAAATTATATTAACCAACGAAGAGAAAGACTTTTTAAAAAAAAATACACCTTTAAGATTACATAATGAACTAAACTGGCCTCCTTACAATTTTTATGAAAATAATGAAGCAAAAGGTTTTTCTGTAGACTACATAAATCTTTTAGCCAAAAAACTAAATATCAAAATAAAATATATTACAGGTCCTTCATGGGATGAGTTTATGGAAATGCTACAAAATGATGAACTTGATGTAATAATTAATATATCAAAAAATAATAAGAGAAATAAAGACATAGCCTTTACCTCTGTTTTTCATACGGCAGCTAATGCAATTTATGTAAAAGTAGGTAATGAAAAAATTGATTCACTAGAAAAACTTGAAGGCAAAACAATTATAATGCCTAAGGGTTTTTTTGCTCAAAAAGCTATTGAAAAATACTACCCTAAAATAAATCAAATTCATGTAAAAGACTCTTTAGAAGCATTAATGCAATTATCTCTAGGGAAAGCAGATGCAACCATTGGAAAGAAAAATGTTCTTGATTATATAATTGCTCAAAATAATATTTCAGGAGTTATACCTACAAACTATATTGATGATAATAGAATTGTAAGCTTAATAAGAATTGGAACCTCAAAAAATAAAGTTATTTTAAGGGATATATTAGAAAAAGCCCAAAGAAGTATCTCAGATGAAGAGTTATTAAGTTTAAAAAGAAAATGGTTTGGAAGTCATAGTAATATAAATAATTCATTAAAAAAAGAGTTTTTAAATGAAAAAGAATTAAATTATATTTCTAAAAGGAATATAATTAGAATGTGCAATATAAATGACTTAACTCCTATTTCTTTTAAAGAAAATGGACAAATAAAAGGAATTTCAATTGATCTTATAAGAAAAATAGAAAATCTTATACATGTAAAATTTCTTCCTATTGATACTGTTTCTTGGGAACAAGCAAAAGAGTTTTTAAAAATAAAACAGTGTGATTTAATCCCTACAATAACAAATAGTACAGAACTCATTGATTTTGCAAATTTTACTAAGCCTTATTTAAATTATAAACAAGCAATAATAACTCAAAAAGATGAATCTGTAGTTTCAAGTTTAGAAGATATTCTTGATAAAACTATGGCAGTAAAATATAATTCACAATTAATTAAAATATTAAAATCTACACATCCTGATTTAGATGTTTTACTTACAAAATCAAATAGAGAAACTTTAGAGATGGTAAGTAAAGGAAAAGCATATTTTACTGTACAACCCTTACCAATAGCTTCTTATTATATTTCCAACTACGCTTTAAAAAACCTATACATTTCCCGATATACAAATATGAACTATACTGTAAATATGGCTATTCATAAAGATAATGAAATTTTACTTAATATTCTAAATAAAACTTTAAGTCAAATAAGTCCCCATGAACATAGAGAGATATTTAATAAATGGACTGCTGTATCTTTTGAAGAAGGCTTTGATTATACTTTAATGTGGCAAATTATAATTATAGTATTAATTGTTTTTATTATTGTATCTTATAGACAAAATATCCTTAATAAACATAATAATAAATTACAAGAAGCCAATAATAAAATAGAAGAAAAAACTCTTGAACTTGCAAAACAAAAACTTCTTTTTGAAACTTTATATAACAAATCCTCTGACGGAGTATTTTTAATAAAAGAAAAAAAAATTATTGATTGTAATGAAGCTAGTTCTAAAATATTAGGTTTTCATAAAATAGAATTACTTGATAAACATTTATATGAATTAGCTCCAGAATATCAACCTGATAATACATCTTCTCATAGATTATTTGAAAATAAAATTGAAAAAGCACTAATTTTTGGAATGAGTACATTTGAAGCAGTTCTTAAAGGAATTGCAGATAAAAAAATTTGGGTTGAACTTGTATTAACAGCAATTGAGATAGAAAACCAGAGAGTTATCCATACCGTAATCAGAGACATTTCAAAAAGAAAAGTCTTAGAAAAACGACTTGAAGACTTAAACACTAATCTAGAAGAAAAAATCAAAAAAGAAGTAAGAAAAAATGAAAACAGTACAAAACAGTTAATTCAACAAAGTAGATTAGCCCAAATGGGAGAAATGATTTCCATGATTGCTCACCAATGGAGACAGCCTTTATCAGCGATATCTGCAACAACAAATAATCTTTTAATAAAATTAATGATAGAAAATAAAATTGAGAAAGAAACCCTTGAGAAAGAATTGAATTTAATAACAGACTATTCTCAACATCTGTCCTCAACAATAGATGATTTTAGAAACTTCTTTAAAAGTGA harbors:
- the rraA gene encoding ribonuclease E activity regulator RraA is translated as MSFFTADLCDEYPDKVHVLDNEFKNYGAKDKVCAQVITVKLDKNNSELIKILRDEDGIGKIVVVDVDDEYFAVVGENLMKFAYSNNYEAILVNGYVRDTEQIKDIPVALYARGTCPRKYIPETKGERDLELSFCGVQFNNGDFVYADVDGIILSKGKLL
- a CDS encoding ComEC/Rec2 family competence protein, coding for MDSLQLISNKKQLISFFSILICIFIFNIFYEYFKYKDFKKEELYLDKFEIINIYDKEDFYILKLQNDKLSFFTSISKQEEINKLDIITIAVLSKGVSFYKFLKGFYSKSIFYEEIKTNKSFKRSIFNKINESHNDERIQELFNALFLAIPISKDNRQIYTDFGISHLIAISGFHLSIISFIIFVVFYYPYSYFQKRYFPYRNIKVDVMIITIVILLYYLYLTNIVPSLLRSFIMFFLAFIYLRTNIKVLSFETLAITLLIIIAIFPKYLFSISLWFSIIGVFYIFLYIHYFKNISKIFAIFLFNFWIFFVFNPIVHFFFYNISYEQLFSPFLTIFFTFFYPLEAFLHLFGFADYFDKYILLFLNYKMSVFEFSTSIWFFIIYILFSLLSIFSKKAFIILNFLMIIYNIYMFVNSFL
- a CDS encoding murein transglycosylase domain-containing protein, yielding MKKFILITPLIFFTACSVSDFQTITNAALSKDPSQALQSLAKTRVTSYATNPNKLVSDIKFLSSLIKNIDKNWGKDNRKVPQPKEYVKYLQNYKSRAYIDFDKGIVTVETLDEKNTKKSLKNAIITTLLLPEDPRSFDLFGTKEVKLGKTPYLLGEVKDDQNKNIRWQWRANRYADILLKNKLRTKNIKRNNKTLKVSYVQIPMSKDHTDTRIEKVKPYVKEFARKYKISETLVYAIIRTESNFNQFAVSHAGAIGLMQIVPSSAGIDAYSHIKGKKWKPTNSYLFDAKNNIELGTAYIDILNSKYLKGISNNISKEYCVISAYNTGSGNVLKTFSSNRATAINKINSKNPREVYNTLRSDLPYEETRNYLKKVITYKKEFTNI
- the ovoA gene encoding 5-histidylcysteine sulfoxide synthase produces the protein MNYKKSTINLYEGTVEEKREEIKKYFLQTYELDEKLFEILKDKKHIFKQPNRLRHPLIFYFGHTATFFINKLNIANIIDKRINKTYEAIFAIGVDEMSWDDLNNKHYTWPSFEETKAYRDEVKNLVLELIETLEFTMPINWDSPMWVILMGIEHENIHIETSSVLLRELNIKYLDEKEIFPYCNDFSSTFPQNELVEVKGGEVILEKDFDNPIYYGWDNEFSFHKASIKDFKASKYLVSNGEFLEFVKDGAYSKPEYFTEDGKEWLEVSQAKHPVFWIKKEGRYYLREINRVVPLPLNFPVDINVYEAEAFCKYKSEKLGFEVRLPSEDEFYRLNDFVKAQEQEANIGLKYFNQTPVDKYKMDDFYDVVGNVWQWSLTPTYPFDGFKTHPVYDDFTTPTFDDRHALMKGGSFISLGNEVLRSARYAFRKHFFQHAGFRYVQSSNDYRTELNDNVYETDEQISQYCEFHYGEENFGVKNFPKQSVELLKPYFENIKTKKALDLGCSVGRSTFELAKYFDEVLGIDFSANFINVGVKLKKYDTLTYKVATEGELFEEKIISLKDFDLENTKEKVSFMQGDACNLKELYSAYDLIFCSNLIDRLYYPQKFLDDIPNRVNKDGLLVLLSPYTWLEDYTPKENWLGGYIKDNKEIKTLDTLKEKLKDRFELIQTIDVPFVIRETARKHQHTVSQMSIWKKFK
- a CDS encoding DEAD/DEAH box helicase, which codes for MIEKFLEFNFHKSINAAIEEKAYTIPTKVQKKVIPLINKNIDVIAASKSGTGKTAAYVLPLLNKVNSKLNYNNRVLRGLILVPTRELVEQVSKSLNDYGKFLKVKHTKIMGGISKSKQEQIIEGGIDIIVATPGRLKDLVESEILDLSSVNYLVLDEADTMLEMGFLEEVEEIFSYCSPYKQIVMCSATISQNIQKLAKQFMKEPVTVQIHDRRDTVSLIDHKAYKIDIKKKKELVTKLIKDSAYNQILLFVNKKESADAALEHFNTHGVKAATIHGEIEYKQRVQAIKDFRNRKIQVLIATDIAGRGLDIEKLPLVINYNLPESTDDFTHRVGRTGRAGNRGEVITILTVEDYNHFTKIERNLRLNIKREIHEDFPLKDRQPRQRIQTKKKLSEKKGRKTSSSEPKKTGAKSKKTTKRDSNRSFRRK
- a CDS encoding transporter substrate-binding domain-containing protein, which codes for MVKLLILLLLLLNAQLFAQNKIILTNEEKDFLKKNTPLRLHNELNWPPYNFYENNEAKGFSVDYINLLAKKLNIKIKYITGPSWDEFMEMLQNDELDVIINISKNNKRNKDIAFTSVFHTAANAIYVKVGNEKIDSLEKLEGKTIIMPKGFFAQKAIEKYYPKINQIHVKDSLEALMQLSLGKADATIGKKNVLDYIIAQNNISGVIPTNYIDDNRIVSLIRIGTSKNKVILRDILEKAQRSISDEELLSLKRKWFGSHSNINNSLKKEFLNEKELNYISKRNIIRMCNINDLTPISFKENGQIKGISIDLIRKIENLIHVKFLPIDTVSWEQAKEFLKIKQCDLIPTITNSTELIDFANFTKPYLNYKQAIITQKDESVVSSLEDILDKTMAVKYNSQLIKILKSTHPDLDVLLTKSNRETLEMVSKGKAYFTVQPLPIASYYISNYALKNLYISRYTNMNYTVNMAIHKDNEILLNILNKTLSQISPHEHREIFNKWTAVSFEEGFDYTLMWQIIIIVLIVFIIVSYRQNILNKHNNKLQEANNKIEEKTLELAKQKLLFETLYNKSSDGVFLIKEKKIIDCNEASSKILGFHKIELLDKHLYELAPEYQPDNTSSHRLFENKIEKALIFGMSTFEAVLKGIADKKIWVELVLTAIEIENQRVIHTVIRDISKRKVLEKRLEDLNTNLEEKIKKEVRKNENSTKQLIQQSRLAQMGEMISMIAHQWRQPLSAISATTNNLLIKLMIENKIEKETLEKELNLITDYSQHLSSTIDDFRNFFKSDKGKEKFNIEEMILKSINIIKTSIEAKNIKLEIYFEKDLEIYSYPTEIQQVVLNILKNAEDVLSEKDLDEKKISLSTYKNKENIIIEIHDNGGGIDKKIIKNIFDPYFSTKSAQDGTGLGLYMSRIIINDHCNGDLKVLNEKDGATFFIQLPIK